The DNA window AAGACAGTGTGCGCTAACACGTATCCAGTCCAGGAGCCGCAAGCTCAGACGCCTTCCCGGGACATACAGCTTCATGACTGACTCCCAGCGCTGGGGTCACAGGGAGCAGTGGGAACTGCAGGGTGCACGCATCCAAAGCGGACAGCAGCTGACCAGCTCTGTACAAATGTTGTCATGAGGTAATGGGCACCCACCATTGCCAGACCTTCCAGATCTTTCAAGACACACCAGAAATCCAAATTTGTGAGATTTCCAGACTTGTTATTTTGGctcccatttttataaatattggtTAAACCAAAGAGAACACACCAGTGGACAGCACCCAGCCATGGTACGGATTTATTACCAGGCTAAAGACACAGGGAGGGAGCTGCTTATTTTGCAAAGCCCTGCACCTGTGAGTCGACCTGGTGCTTCTCTGCTTTGGCATCTGAGCTCAGACCCAGCTCAAGGTAGATGGTGGCGGGTAAGAGTCAACAGGAGCCTCAGCTGTGTTGCCTCGGACAAGTCACTCTGACCCTCCGCCTCTTCTTCTCCCAGTGACAAAACTGCCTCACAGGGATGCTGCGAGGAAGACTGAAGTGAGGCCTAGGAATGAGCATGAAGTGCTGAATAACCAGCGGGCGTGATCTGTAGCCCCACCAAGCCGGCCGTGTTACACGGGTGTCTCAGGGGCAGGCAGCGGCGGTCACCCTCACTCCAGCAGCGAGAAGGTGGCGGGCAGGGAACGCCAACCATCTCGACTCCCAGAGAGCTCCAAGCCTGGCCTGGTCCACCCCAAGGATGCACCTCTCCCTGCTCGCCACCTCCCCCTGCACGCCCCATCACCCCTCCAGAAGGACCACGTGGCACAGTAACTGCACAGCGGGAGAGTTTAATGCTATGTGTGTTCCCCACGGAGATGCTGGTGCCCAGTCAAGGGATTCCAGCCTTAAACTGCATAGGCTGATGGGGGAGCCACGGGCGGGCCGTGGCGGGAACAGCAGGCTCAGGGTTGAGGTGGGGCAGGGATGAAAGGGTCAGGTGAGGAGCGGTTTCCTACGGAATGGGAGAGGACGACCTGCTCCATCCATGTTAGAGCAGGGGTCTACGCCCTCTGTTCCCTTGGATTTGGCGGACGGTGATGAAGGGTCTACTTGGGGACAGTGGTGGGGACAGCCAATGCGGCGCTGTCTTCTCATTAAACCCAAACAGCCCCTGGGAGCCCAGAGGCCTTCCACCGCTTTACCTTCTTAGAGGTGCTGGTGGGGGGCACCCCGCGGCTCCAGCAGGGAACCGGCCGGCCGGGAGCTGGAAAACAAGGTCAGAGGCTAGTTCGGTGACACTCTGCAGAGAACAGAGAAGTTATGGTACTAAACAAAGGCTGGGGCTTCATTTCAAACTCTCCCCCCAACCCAGACTCCCCAGGGCTTGGTGTTCATGGCATCCCCGCATGGCCTCCCCCCCTCCAGCCAGCAGGCATCACTCGGGGGCTTTGAATTGGTACAAAGTTTACTAGGTCATACAACATGGCTCACAAAAGCAATGGGGAATTCCACTGAGGGTactgtttgttggttttgttccTTTTACCCAAATGGAGACAAGACACTTTCCCGCAGaactgcccacctccccccacccccaagacagACAGAAAGCAAGACTGTCACAACGTGGCTCAGACCAGTTCCACGGACACACGATTCAGTGGCATGGACACATCTCGGTGGGAACCTCGGGACGCCAGACAGCAGTGGGGGCTGGGATGGGAGGAAGCCGCTAAGATGCCCCTGGGAGGAGGAGTCCCGGCAGTGTCTGCTGGTGATAATACATTTCACACGGGGGCTGTGTCCCCAAGGACGGGCTGCAGAGGCCCATAAGGCCTGTCAGATGGCGTGACTTTTCATCTTGGGCCAATAAATAATTTGTCAGACGAATGCAGAAACTGGAAATGGGCGCCACTAAACTTCACACGTGGGGAGAGGACGACCAGGTTGAAATCAGACCATGCAGAGTGGCAGGGCAGGTGAGGAGGGGCCGGAGTGGGGAGGGATTATCGACAGCACACGCTCTATTTTGTACCCTACGTTATGCGCCATTAGTTGGCTTGCGTCCCCTCCCCGCTGCGGCGGTGGCGGGCTCTGGCCCCGGTGGCTCCCGGCCCAGCTCGCTGGGAGGGACGGGGGTGGCCGCCCTTAGAGAGACGTGCCGGAGGGGCAGCAGGCCAGGGGGCCGGTACCCTTAGCTGCTCGTCTCTTCCCGGAGCCGGACGCCCACCGCCGTGATGAGGGCGGCCCCCTTGCCGCTACCGTCTTCGGACAGGAGGAAGGACACGTTACATTTTGGTGACAGTTCCTTCACGGTTTGGTACATGATTCTGgagaagctgagaaagacaacACACGGAGGGGGAGGGTGAGTGGAGAACATGAGAAGAGACGCCTGGCCCACGCAAGGACACCTCAGGACCCTGATGACATGGGGCTGCTTGAGAAGGGTTGGGGGGACACCAGATCTGCTGCCCATCCTACAGCCTCAGTTTTCGGCAGGGAGGAAGAGCTGAGAATCCAAATAGAAGAGACTGGACGGTTTATCAGGATCAGGTCAGGAATAACGCACTCAGACACACCCATTCCCGAGCCCGAGGCGTCTGGGGGACTGGATACCAAGAAGGGTGCTAGGGCCTGGGTGTGGCCCAGCACCAGGTCAGTTCAGCTGCGGCCCCCTGAGATCCCCAGCCCGTCACTGTCCATGGCCAACACCTGGCCTCCAAAGCCAAGAGCAGCAGGCCCCGGGAGAGAGAATCCCTCAGTGACCAGTGACTCTAGGTTCCCACGCTGTGTGCTGGCAGTGAGACAGGGCCAGGCTGAAGCAGCTCAGGGCAACGGAGCTCTCAGAGGGGACACTGACATCAGAGCCCTGCTAGAGCCTGGCCCACACCTTCTATCCTAACTCTCCGTCCTGCCTGCGGCCGTCAGCCCGTGAGGAAGAGGACACTTGGCCGCTGAGCACCTGGGCACAGCTTCCAAATGCTGGTGCAGGGATTGGATCCAAGTGCGTATGGCTCCAAAACCTAGCTCCCAGCCACACTAGCGTGCTGCCCCAGGTGACGAAGAGGACAGCTATGAAGGCGGAGAGAcaggagcaggtggggcagggcacTTGGCTCCCTCCCCAGCCGTGGCCACGAGGTAAGCAGCTGATGCCTACGCTGATTTGGGTGAGGCGGCTTTTCAGGAGAGTGACATTATGGCCCAGTTTACCAGGGATGGTCCCGGTGTTAATTATCAGCGGCACTCTCTTCACTGGCAAAAGCACCCCAGCTTAGACAGTAAATAATAGGGTCACTCTATTCATAAGAGCCAAGCTTTGGGATATGTGGTCAATGAAAGGGCAGGTGGGGCCAAATATCCCCCTTCAGCACAGAGTGTCAGACCCTTGCCCATAAGGaggccactccccacccctcttcctgCCTTGCAAGCCTCTTGAGAAACTGATTTAGCAGGTGAACAAGACAAGGCGTCCTCCTCCCTCCGtccttcactccctctccccactcaccaaACACAGCCTCCTGGCCAGGCTGCTGCTACCCAGGCGGATGGGTAAGGGCACACCCACCCTTCCCTCAGACTCTGCCTGACCTAAGGGGggctcaggaggactggggagagggcCATCTATGCCACTGGTGTGAGCTGAACCAAGTGAAGCCACTCCTCTCCAAGGATCTCAGTTAAACTTCAAAGCAGCTCATCAGCTGGTCCCAGACAAGGCCCAGTCCCTGAACGCACAGCCTTCGGGTCGGCTGTGTCCTGGTAAGGAATTCTCCTGGTGCGACTCACAGCCTGGTGTCCCATAACCCATCAAGGGACCTCAGCAGCCCAGGGCGCCCTGCCCATCCAAGCGGAAGCCCCACTCACTGCGGATGAAGCTTGTAGAGTGTTCCATCCACCCCCACAGTCACGTTGAGGTGGTCCAGCCCTCTGTTCTCTCGGATCTTATCCACCACGGCAGCCATGCCCGCACCACACAGCTGCGCGGCCCTCTTGGACACCACCCCGCACACAGTCTTGACCAGGATACTGTCGTCACAGGTGCTGTTCAGGCCCAGCTGCTGGAGGATGGCCCGGACCTGGAGCAGCGCTAATCGGTCACTGCGGTGGACAAAAGCCAGAAGGCGGGATGAAGTGCGGCCCCGCAGAGCAACCTGGGAGCTGATGCCAGGCGACCAGCCCCAAACCACCGTATTTACCATGAGTAGGATTGTGGGGGCTTCCTTCTGCCAAAACaatgtttattagtttatttttattaatttatctattttttaagttgttattttttttaagtaacctctacacccagcatggggctcgaactcacaaccctgagatcaggagctgcGTGCTCTCCGAccgagccggccaggcgcccagCTTTCACAACCGTCCTAAAACCAAGGCCGTTTTTGCTTCTGCAGAGCACCCTGCACCCCCTCTCGCAGCTCAGCAGGGACGACGGCAAAGGCAGGGAGGACGCGATCGCTGCGCAAGAGGAAACCGGAGGGAGACAAAGCGACTTGCCGTGGGGCGCACTTCCTGGGAGACCACGCAGCCCGATCCCAGGCTGCCTTTCAGATGAATGTGGGCGGGACTAGACCTACGGCTCTTGGCTCTACGGGACTCGGCGCCCTTCCACACAAGTATCTGTGATGCACCTTTATCCTGAAATGGAGTCCATACGACCTATACACCTGACTCCCAACAAACACACATGAGGCTCCGACgtaaagaatgaaggaaaatcaTTTACGATAAAATTCTGACTCCAGTTTGTAGCTGCTCAGGGCCTACACTCCAGAGGGGAAAACCCTCACAAATGACAAGTGTCCAGGGGGGTGAGTCCAGGCCCATCACGACCCCGCCCCTGCCAACCACACGGACCTCTAGCAGGCCTGCGGGGCGCCCCTCATCACTCACCTCTCAATCTGGGAAAGGTATTTGGTCTGAAAGATGCCCCGGGTCTTCAGCGTCTCGGAGATCTGCCCTCGGAAGAGGAAGCCCTTCTTGGTGAAGTCGATCAAGATGTTGCGGACGATCTCACCCAGGTACATACCGCTAATCATTTTCTCGTACCTGCAAGAGGAGCACAGGCTGGTGTCTAGGTGAAACCTTTGGTCTCCCGGTAGCCCCGGGCGTTTTTCTGCCCCTGGGGGGCATCACTAGCCTGCacacccagccctgggctcttcagcagagcagagggaggccaGGAAGGGCGGAGGGATCCTTAACCCTCCCCAGGATCAGAAGCGACATCACCGGCGCTCACATCTAACCGCTGGACCAGCTCCCTCCTGCCTTGGCCCAGCAGAACCCTACTCCGGCTCTCCGCTCAAAACTCTCTTCGAAGAGGCCTGTCCTCCTCCCCCCCGACGGGTTTTACCTGCCTCTCTCAGGCTCCCATACACCCTCTGTTGCCCATCACAAGGCACACAGGCACACTGCCTCTCTTGG is part of the Ailuropoda melanoleuca isolate Jingjing unplaced genomic scaffold, ASM200744v2 unplaced-scaffold9001, whole genome shotgun sequence genome and encodes:
- the LOC117800909 gene encoding hexokinase-1-like, with translation MEEMKNVEMLEGNDGRMCINMEWGAFGDNGCLDDIRTLYDRLVDEYSLNAGKQRYEKMISGMYLGEIVRNILIDFTKKGFLFRGQISETLKTRGIFQTKYLSQIESDRLALLQVRAILQQLGLNSTCDDSILVKTVCGVVSKRAAQLCGAGMAAVVDKIRENRGLDHLNVTVGVDGTLYKLHPHFSRIMYQTVKELSPKCNVSFLLSEDGSGKGAALITAVGVRLREETSS